The Geoalkalibacter sp. genome includes the window AGGATGGTCGGCAGGGGGATGATCATGACCAGCAGAATGGCCACCAGCCCCAGGGCCACGATCACGTCGTTGCGCATCAGGGTTTCAAAGCGAAAATTCTTCAGGGCATCCTGCATCACGACGAGCGTCCTTTAAGGCTGTAAACGTAGGCGAGGATCTCGGCCACCGCCTTGAACATATCCTCGGGGATTTCCTGACCCAGTTCCACCTCATACAAAGCCCGTGCCACCGGCACGTTCTCCACCAGGGGCACGTGATTTTCCCGGGCGATTTCACGAATCTTCATGGCCACGAGATCCGCCCCCTTGGCCACCACGCGCGGCGCGCTCATCCGGCCGCGCTCGTAGACCAGGGCCACCGACAGGTGTGTCGGGTTGGTGACCACCACGTCGGCCTTGGGCACCTCGGCCATCATGCGCTTGCGCGCCATCTGCATCTGCACCGCGCGGATCTTGGCCTTGAGGTGCGGATCGCCCTCGGTCTGCTTGTGCTCTTCCTTGGTCTCCTGCTTGGTCATCTTCATTTTTTCTTCCATCTCCCAGCGGGTGAAGCCGTAGTCGAAGATGGCGAGAACAAAGAGCACCCCGCAGGTCTTGAGCAGAATGAGAAAACTCACCTTGCCCAGATAGCGCACCGTCTCGACGAGATCCATGTCCACCAGGTAGAGGGCGTTCTCGAATTCGCCGGCCACGGTGCGATAGGCGACATAGCCCACCAGCCCGACCTTGATGAGGGATTTGACCAGCTCCACCACCATGCGCTTGGAGACGAACTTCTTCATGCCGGTGATGGGGTTGAGCTTGCTGAAGTCAAGCTCCATGGGCTTGGTGGTGAACAGCCAGCCGATCTGCATGACCGAAGCCGCGAATCCCAGCACCAGGGTCAGAAGCAACAGAGGCGCCAGCAGCAGGCCGATTTTGACCATGAGCGTGCCGAGCAGGCCGGGGATGGTGCTCGTGGTGACGGCCAGTTCGGCCGAGCGGCCCCAGATGGTGGAAAGGATTTCGTTGAGTCCGCGCCAGAACATCGGCGCGTAGAAGAACCACAGGATCACCGCGCCGGTCATGAGCAGGGCGGTGTTGACCTCGCGGCTCTGCGCGACCTGGCCCTTCTTGCGAAAGTCCTCGCGCCGCTTACTGGTTGCCTGTTCGGTTTTTTCCTGACCGCTGTCCGCCGCCATGCGTCCTCACAGCAGCCGCAGCACGGCGAGAAAATGCTCGCCCAGGCCGTTGAATTCACGCACCAGGATGGCCGCCACCAGGTTCAGGGTCAGGCCGATGACGATCAGCGAGATGCCGATGTTGAGGGGAAAGGAGAGGAAAAACACGTTGAGCTGGGGAAACACCCGCGCCATGACGCCCAGCACCACGCTCGAGAGAATCAGCACCGCCAGAACCGGCGCCGCCAGCTTGAGGCCGAGCACGAAAATGTGGCTCGACAGCGAGACCACATAGCCGAGCGCCCCCTGGGAGAGCCCCGCCTGCCCCGGCGCGAGCAGCGCGTAGGACTCGGCGAGCACGCGCAGAAACACATGATGCATGTCGAGGGAGAGAAAAATGAGGATGGCCAGGATGTTCTGGAACTGCGGAATGACCGAGACCTGTCGCTGGGTCTGGGGATCGAAGACGTTGGCCGCGGCAAAGCCCATCTTATAGCTGATGGCGGTGCCGCCGAGTTCCACCGCGCTGAACACCATCTGGGCGATGAAGCCGAACATCAGCCCGATGAGCGCCTCGCTCAGCACCAGCAAGGCAAGGCTCACCACCTCAAAGGAAATCCGCGGAATGTAGGGCTGCGCCAGGGGATAGACCACCAGCGCCATCATCACCGCCAGACCAATGCGCACCCGCGCCGGCACCTGGCCGCCGCCGAACACGGGCAGCACCGCCATCAGGGTGCCGACCCGGGCGAAGCACACCAGAAAGCTCTGGAAGTGCGCGACGGAAGGCAGCAGCAGGTCCACGCCGGGCCTCAGCCGCCCACCAGGGCGATGTTCTCATAGATGCGCGCGGTGAAGGCGAGCATCACCCGAATCATCCAGGGCGCCATGATCAGCAGCGTCACCAGCACCGCCACGATCTTGGGGATGAAGGTCATGGTCTGCTCGTTGATCTGGGTGGCGGCCTGAAAGATGCTGATGGTCAGGCCCGTCACCAGGGCGACGATGAGCAGCGGCGCGGCGACCATGAGCACCGTCTCCACGGCCTGACGGCCGATATCCACGACGAATTCGGGAGTCATGCGTCCATCCTCAGCCGAAGCTTCTCACCAGGGACGCGATCACCAGTTCCCAGCCGTCCACCAGCACGAACAGCAGCAGCTTGAAGGGCAGGGAAATGATGATCGGCGGCAGCATCATCATGCCCATGCCCATGAGCACCGAGGCGATGACCATGTCGATGACGAGAAAGGGAATATAGATGAGAAAGCCGATCTGAAAGGCGCGCTTGAGCTCGGAGAGCATGAAGGCCGGAATCAGGGTCACCAGGGACAGATCCTCGCGCGTTTCGGGGGCCGGGCTTTTGGAGATCTCGATCATCAGGGCGAGATCTTTTTCGCTGGTCTGGCTGAGCATGAACTCGCGCAGGGGCAGCACGCCGCGATCCAGGGCCTGGTTGAAGGCGATTTCCTGGTTGAGGTAGGGCTGCACGGCCGTTTCGTTCACCTCGCTGAACACCGGCGCCATGACGAAAAAAGTCAGAAACAGCGCCAGGCCGATCACCACCTGGTTGGGCGGCGCCTGCTGGGTGCCCATGGCATTGCGCACGAAGCCCAGCACGATGACGATGCGCGTGAAGCTGGTGGTCATGAGCAGAATCGCCGGCGCCACCGACAGGATGGTGAAGACGAAGAGCACCTGCAGGGCGGTGGCGACTTCCCGCGGACCGCTCGCCTCGGTGATGCCGAGGCTGATGCTCGGCATGCCCTGGGCGCCCGCCGTCAGGGGCAGCAGGAGCAGGGCCGCGATGGCAAAAAGCGGTGTCCTCATGGCCGGATCTCCAGTTCCGAGCGCAGGGTCCGGTCAAAAGCCTGACTTTGCCCCCCTTCCAGGCGCGTCAACAATTCGATGCGCTCCGCGCCCACCCCCAGCAGCAGCTCCTGCCCGCCGATCTCGACCAGATACAGAGCTTTCTTGGGCCCCAGGCCCCGGGATTCGAGGATCTTGATGCGCCCGTTCTTCTGCCCCGGCATGAGCGCCAGCCCGCGCCGCGAGACGGCGTAGAGCAGCAGCACCAGACCCAGCACCAGGACCAGGCCGGCCAGGGCCTTGAACAGGGTGGCCGCGGGACTGGCGGCCGCGCCCTGCGCCCAGGCGTTCAGCGGCGCCGCCAGCAGAAGGAGCGTGAACAGGACTCTCATCGCTTAGCCCAATTTCTCCAGGCGCTCGGCGGGGCTGACCACATCGGTGAGCCGCAGGCCGAACTTGTCGTTGACCAGCACCGCCTCGCCGCGCGCGATGAGACGCTGATTGACATAGACATCGAGGGTCTCGCCCGCCAGCTTGTCGAGTTCGACGATGGTGCCTTCACGCATCTGCAGCAGATCCTTGATGAGAATACGGGTGCGCCCGACTTCCACCGTCACCTGCAGGGGCACATCGAGAAGAAAATCGAGGTTGCGCAGCTCCCCCGCCTCGGCGGCTGTCGCCGCGCCCTTGCCGTTGCCGTTCTTGTTGTCCATGATGTTCACTCCTGCCGATGAGGGGAATTCGAAAAAATCTTTTTTCCACGAATTTCACGAATAAAAACCAATCCATTCGTGCTCATTCGTGCTCATTCGTGCTCATTCGTGCTCATTCGTGCTCATTCGTGCTCATTCGTGCTCATTCGTGCTCATTCGTGCTCATTCGTGCTCATTCGTGCTCATTCGTGCTCATTCGTGATTAAATTTATTTAAGCAACTCCGGTGATGCGCACGGCCTTCTTGCCGTTTTTCACCCCGGGCAGGGCCTGGAACTTGGCGCGCTCCTCGACCAGAAGATGCAGCGGCGCGCTGGGCTCGCAGCCCAGATCGATGATGTCGCCGACCTGAAAATTGAGAATGTCGCGCACCCGCAGGCTGACCTTGCCGAGGGTCGCGGCGAGGGTCACCTCCGTGTTGCTCACCTCCTCCTGCAAACGGCGCGTCCAGAGCGTTTCGCGCCGCCCCGCGCCGCCCAGAACTCCCTCCTTGAGCTTTTCACGCAGAGGGTCGAGGGAGGCGTGGGGGATGGCCAGGGTGAGCCGGCCCTGCAGATTGTCCACCGTCACCGTGAAGCGGGTGATGAGCATGGCGGCGTCGGGCGGCACGATGGTCACCAGCCGCGGGTTGTTCTCGACCTTGACCAGGGCCGATTCCAGGGTTTCCAGGGGCGCGAAGGCCTTTTTCAGATCGGGGCAGGCCGCGGCGATGATCCCCTTGATGACGTTGATTTCGATGGCCGTCATGGGCCGCTGAAAAATGGTGAACTTGCCGCGCGACGTCCCGCCGAGCATCAATTCCAGCAGGGAATAGGACAGCTGGTCGTCGAAGATCAGCAGCCCGCCGTTTTTCAGCGGGTCGAGACGCACGATGCCGATCAGCCCGTTTTTCGGCAAATCGTTGAGAAAGGTCTCGAATTCCCTGGTTTCGATGTCGTTGCGCTTGACCGTCACCGAGGATTGCAGGCGATTGGTCAGGGATATGCCGTAATTGCGGGCGAAGGCATCGAGAATGATGTCGATGTTCTGAAAGCGCCAGCGCCCCGAATCCTGCAGGCGCAGCAGATCCAGGCGGGTGGCCTCGCCGGCGCGCTCCGGCGCGACGAGTTCGTCGTCGCCCAGGGCTTCGAGCTCAATCTCGCCCTCCTGCACGGCGGAGAGCAACTCGGCGATTTCTTCTTTGGTCAGGATCCGTTCCAAACAATTCCCCCTGTGGGCGGCAGAAACCCGGGGCGCACTCGGTGCGCCCCTACTGGACGACGAATTCGGTGAAATAGATGCGGCGGATGCGGTCGCGCTTCATGATCTCGTTGACCCGCCCGAGCAGTTCGGCGCGCAGTTGCAGCTTGCCCTGCAGGTCGCGCAGCTCATCGAAGGTCTTGTTGCTCGCCACCAGCAGAATGGCGTCGCGCAACTGCGGCATGCGCTCGATGATCTCCTGGCGTCCGGCCGGCGTTTCCGCCTCCAGGGTCAGGGCCGCCTTGAGATAGCGGGTGCCGTCGTTGTCGAGGATGTTGACGATGAAGGGCTCGACATCGACCATCGGCCCAAGAGCATCGCCCGCCGCGCTGGTGGCGCGCGCCGTCTCGGCGCTCGCCGCGCCCGGCGCGCCCTTGGCGCCCAGGAAATAGGCCGCGGCACCCACGCCTGCGGCCAGCAGCACCACCGCCGCGATGATCAGCGGCAGCTTGCCGAGACCCTTCTTGCCGCCTTCCTGCTCGTCTTTCTTTTTTTCCGCCATGGTCAATCTCCAGAATGATGACGATTTCTATAACCCTAAACCTTCACGGAACGCAGATGAACGCGGAAGAACCCGGATCAATTCGGATGAGTCAGGAAATCCGCGTTTATCCTGAAAATCCGCGTCCCCTTTGCTATTCGCCTCAAAACGGCATCTGATCGCGCGCGTCGATGAGATAGGGCAGCTCCTCGCGCGAGGAACTGGTGCTTTCCAGTACGAACTCGACGCGGCGGTTGATGGCGCGGTTTTCCGGCGAGGTGTTGGGTGCCAGGGGGCGCTGTTCGCCGTAGCCCACCGCCGAGAGCCGCTCCAGGGGCAAAAGTTTCTCATTGCCGAAGAACTTGAGTACCGACACCGCGCGCATCACCGACACGTCCCAGTTGGTCACGCCCGGACGGGCCACGGGAATGTCGTCGGTATGCCCCTCGATGCGCAGGTTGAAGGGCAGCGGCTTGACCATCTCGGCTACCTTGCGCAGCACCGGATAGGCCTCGGGGCGCACCTCGGTCTGGCCGCCCTCGAAGAGCACCGCGTCGTTGACGCGCAGCACCACCGCGCCGCGATCCTGCACCAGGGTGATGTCGCGATCGAGCTTGAGGCGCTGCAACTGCACGATGAGCCGCTTGTAGAGCCGCGAGGTGTAGTCGTCCTCGATGGGCAAAAATTCGACGATGCGCGGCCGGTCGATGGTGGTCAGGTTGGAACTGCTCAGCACGCCGAAGGCGCCCTTGAGGGAGCCGACCACTTCCTTGAACTTCATCTGGTCGAGCTGCGCCATGGACAGCAGCAGGACAAAGAACGTCAGCAGCAGCGTCACCATGTCGCTGTAGGTCACCATCCACAAAGGCGCGCCGGGGGCGCTCTTCTTGGCTTTTTTCTTGGGTCCGCCGTTGCCCTCGGCCATGGCCTAGCCTTTTTTCTTGTTGAAGAAGCTCTCGCGGAACTTGGGCGCGACGAAGGCATGGAGCTTCTGTTCCATGATGCGCGGGTTCTCGCCGGCCAGGATCGACTTCATGCCCTCGGAGATCAGGGTCTTTTTCAGCACCTCGGACTGGGAGCGGTTCTTGAGCTTGCCCGCCATGGGAATGAAGAGGATGTTGGCCATGACCGCCCCGTAGAAGGTGGTGAGAAGCGCCATGGCCATGGCCGGACCGATGGTCGAGGGATCTTCCATGGTCTGGAGCATCTGCACTAGGCCGATGAGGGTACCGATCATGCCCATGGCCGGAGCGTAGGCGCCCATGGCGACGAAAATATCGGCGCCCTCGTTGTGGCGCTCGACGATGTATTCGATTTCGCGGTCGAGCATTTCCTTCATGGCCTCGGGCTCCTGGCCGTCCACGGCCATCTGCACGCCCTTGACGAAGAAGGGATCGCGGATCTCGGCCACCACCGACTGCAGGGAGAGGATGCCCTCCTTGCGCGCCTTGTTGGAGTAGCGGATCAGCGCTTCGATGGTCTCGGTGGGGCTTTCCTCGCTGTGAAAAAACGCCTTCTTGAGCACCGCGAAGGCGCGCATCACCTCGCGGAAGGGGTAATGCACCAGGGTCGCCCCCAGGGTTCCGCCGACCACGACGGTCAGGGACGGGAAGTCGACAAAGATGGTGATGCCGCTGCCGGCCATGATGGCCATGATCATCAGGCCGAAGGCGGCGGCGATGCCGAGGATGGTGGAGAGATCCATACGGGAAAACCTCGATTGGGTGGTGTGCGCCAAAAGCCGGACGACGATCCCGGTCGCCGGCAACCCCTAGTTGAGCAAATGCCATGCCAGGACGGCGAGGGCAGCGGCGAATTGTTCCCGCGCCCGCATCCCGCACCGTCCCCGTAGGGGCGAGGCGCTGCCTCGCCCAGGGCGACCCAGCGGGTCGCCCCTACAAAACCGTCACCGCGTCAAAAAAAAGGCCGTCCCTTGCGGAACGGCCTTGCCGGTCAACTTTTTGACCCGGTTAACGCTTGAGGTTGATCAGCTCGCCGAGCAGTTCGTCGGTGGTGGTGATGATGCGCGAGTTGGCCTGAAAGCCGCGCTGGGTGGTGATCATCTTGACGAATTCCTGGGCCAGATCGACGTTGGACTGCTCCAGGGCGTTGGTGAAGATCTTGCCCAGCTCGGAGCTCGGCACGCCGATGCGCGGATCGCCCGAGGCATCGGAAGCCGCGTAGAGGTTGCTGCCCTCCTTGAGCAGACCGCCGGTGTTGGGAAACTTGGCCAGGGCGATCTGGCTGATCCGGATGCGCTCGCCGTTGGAGTAGTTGGCGGTGACGATGCCGTCGCCGTCGATGGAGATACGTACCAGGGACCCCGCGCCGTAGCCGTCCTGACTTTGGGAAATCACGATGGAGTCGCTACTGAACTGGGTGGTGTTGAAGGTCAGGCTGACGTTCTGCACGGCCGAGCCGTTGTTCCAGGCCAGGGCGCCGGGGTTGGTGGCGCCGTTCTGGCCGGCGATCAGGTTGCCGTTGACGTCGAACTGCAGGGTGCCGGTGCCGACGATGTCGAGGACTCCCGGGGTGCCGCCGATGATTTCACCGCCGTCGACCACCGTGTTCCACTGCCACTCATTGGCATTGGTCTTGGTGAAATAGGTCGTCAGCAAATGCGTGTTGCCCAGGGAGTCAAAGACCCGAGTCGAGGTCGCATAGCTTGAGGTCCCAATGGCATTGGCGGGATTGAACCCCCCGGCGACCACCGCGGCGTTGGAGTCGAGATTGGTGGTCAGACCGATGGTGGTCGTCGAGCGTGCCGGAATCAGGGTGCCGATATCGACCTTGATGTCGGTGGGATCGCCCACGGACAGGGTGCCGTCGGCCTCGAAGCCCTTGCCCTGCACGCGCAGTCCCTCGGGATTGACCAGATAGCCCTGCTCGTTGAAGCGAAAAGCCCCGGCGCGGGTATAGAAGGTCTGCTGGGTGCCGACGGGCTTGACGATGAAGAAGCCCTCGCCCTCGATGGCGAGATCGGTGTTGGATTCGGTGTTCTCGAAGGTGCCCTGGCTGAAGATGTTGTCCACCACGGAAAGCTGGGTGCCGCGACCCACCTGGCTGACGCCGCCCGAGCCGGAGATGGTGGCCGAGAGCAGGTCGGAGAAGATGGTGCGGCTCGCCTTGAAGCCGATGGTGTTGGTGTTGGCGATGTTGTTGCCGAGGACGCTCATGGCGTTGCCGTTGGTGTTGAGGCCGGAAACGCCGGTGTAGAGTGCGCTGGAAATACCCATGATGTCTTATCCTCCGTGGCGATGGGCCGCCTCTGTCGGTCGGCGGCCCGCGAACCTCCTCGTTGAGGACCGGTTCGGTTGGTTTAAGGTGTTACGCGATGACCGCGCTGTCGATGTTGGTGAAGATGTTGCCCTTGAGACTGTCCTGGTCGACGACGGTGACGACGGTGGCGTTTTTGACGCTGACCACCAGGGCGTTGCCGTCGAGCAGCACCAGGGAGTCACGTCCGCCCTTGGCCTGCACCGACTGCACCGCGCTCTCGATGCGCCCCAGTTCGGCCGGGCCGAACTGGATGCCGCGGCTTTCCATGCGCGCCAGGGCGTGCCGGGAAAATTGCAGCTCCTGCTTGCCCCGCAGTTGTCCGTGCAGCACCTCGTCGAAGCTGGGGCCGCCGGATTTGACCGGTTGACGACCGACGGGGGGCGGGGGCGTGACCGGATAAACCGGCGGACTGTAGATGGTGAACTTGTCGCTCATGCTCAGAGCCCCCGCACGCTCTGGATGTCGCGCAGGCGGAAGTTGCCGCTGTCGGACACCAGCCAGTTGACGCCGCCGATCATATCGACGCCGGTGATCCGGGTTTTGACCAGGGCCTTGGCCGGGATGCTCTCCTCACTGGCGTTGAGGGCGCGCGCCACCACCTGATAATCGCCCGGAGGCAGTTTGTCGCCGTTGAGGCCGGTGCCGTCCCAGCCGACGAAATGTTCGCCCGCGGCCGCGGCGCCCACCGGGATGTTGGCCAGGTTGCGGCCGGTGGCGTCGAGCACGTGCAGACTCACCTCGTGGGCGGGAATGTCGAGCTGAAAGCCGAGGTTGACGGGATGTCCCTTGAAGGAAAATCCGCCTGAGGCGGAGACCGCTTCGGTGCCGATCATGGAGAGGGCGGACAGGCGCTCCATCTCCAGGGAGCCTTGGGCCATGCGGCCGAGGTTGTCGTTGACGGCGAAGAGCTGCTCCAGGGAGCTGAACTGCGCCAGTTGGGCGGTGAATTCCGTGGGATCCTGGGGATTGAGGGGATCCTGGTTCTGCAACTGGGTCACGAGCAGACGCAGGAAATCGTCCTTGCCCATCACCGCCCCGTTGCCGAGGTTTTTTGTCAGGGCGCCGCCGCCGGCGGCGCTGGTCGCGGATATGACGGACATAAGCCTTACCTTCTCCTTGCGCGCCTTAGATGCGCAGATTGATGCCGCCGCTACCGGTCAGCCCCGCCCTGGGGACTGCCGCTTCTTCCGCCCGGCTGATGCGCGCGGCGGCATGGCGTTGCGGCGGGGCTTCGGCCTGTTGCTGCCGGCGCTCGCCGAACCATTCGCGCCCCTCGCCCTGCTGGCGGTTGTCGAGGCTGACCTCGCAGCTGTCGAGTTTGAGCCCCTGGCTTTCCAGGGCGTCGCGCAAACGGAACAGATTGCGTTCCAGCACCTCCTGCACCTGCGGGTTCTGCGCGTGGATATGCGCCTTGAGCACGCCCTTCTCCATGAGCAGTTCCATGCGCAGCTCGCCCAGTTCCTCGGGATGCAGGCGCAGGGTCATGCGGCTGCCTTCGCCCTGGCCGCGGAGGTTGAAGCGCTCGACCACCTGGTTGAGCAACTGGTTGTCGGGCAGCAGGGTGCCGTTGGCGAGTCGCAAGCCGGGAGCGGCCTGGGGTTCGCCGGCGGACGCCGCGGGACGGGCGGTCTCCAGGGTGAAGGCCTGGGAGGGTTCCGCGCCGGAGTTGGACGGCAGCGGTGCAGCGTCGGCGGCGCCGCCCCGGTTCTGGAAGGAAGCCAGATCCGATTGTCCCTGACCCGATGCCGCGCCTTGCACGCGCGTCGCTTCGCCGGCCTGGCCCTCGCCCGGAGCGCTGAGCGCCTCAAACCGCGCCCCTTCGCTGTGCCGTCCCGTCTCGACCTGCTGCGCCCGGGGCTGGATGAGCGCGGCGAAACGCACATCCGTGGGCGAAACGGCGGGGAGCGCGGCGGGAATATGCCGCAAAGACGCCTCCACCTTGGCTTGCGCCTCCGTGGCTTCCCCTGGTTTCGACCCTTCCGGCTCCTGAGCGGTCAAGGACGCAAGCGGCGCGGCAGCGGCTGGTTGCGGGTCGAGTCGCTGCGGCTTGACCAGCCCTGAGTCGAGGCTTTCCTCGTGCGCCAAGGAAAGATCCGCAGCGGCAGCGGGGATTGCGCCCACCACGGGTTGCTGAGCCGGCAAAGGCTGCGGAACCATCACGGGCTGCTGAGCCACCACGGGTTGCTGAGCCACCAAAGGCTGCGGAACCATCACGGGCTGCGGCAGCGGCGACGAGAGTTTTTCCTCAACCGATGCCCCGCCTTGCGCGGTCGGCGCGACGCTCTGTTCCAGAAGCGCCATGAACGCCGATGCCTGGCCCGCGCTCTGGGTTTCGAGCAGGGTCATCAGAGCGGCGAGCGCCTCGTGCTCCGCGCCCGGTTGTGCGCCGTCCTGGTCCGCCTTGAGCGCAAGGGGCGGCTCGGTCGGCACCTGAGCGGCGGCGAACAGCTGCAGCAGTTGGGAAAAGTCCGTCGCGGCGGCCTTCCCCGCGCCGGGTCCGGCGGACAGGCCGGGCAGCAGCTGAGTCATGTCGATCATGAGTGTTTGCATGGGGTTGTCACCTCCTTTCGTCGGGAATGGTCCTGCGTGATCCGGCCGGGCGCCCTTACTGCGCCAGACTGGAATAGGAAACGGTGAGGGCGGCGGCGACCTCCTGATCCATGCCGGCGAGAATGCGCCCGGCGGATTTGGCGCGCATGCCTTCGAGAATGGCCACGGCGAGATCCTTGTCGAGGTTGGCGATGATGCCCGCGGCGATGTTGGGGTCCATCTTTTCGTACATCTTGCTCAGTTCCTGGGCCTTCTGAATTTCCGCCGCGTCTTTCTGCGCCAGCATGGCGGCCAGTTCCTCGCGGCGCTGCCGCAGCTCATCGATTTTCTTATCGACCTCGGCCTGCAGAGTCTTTAGCTCCATTTCGCGTCGTTCGAGGATCTGTTCCTTTTCCGTCAGGGCGCGGCGCTGCTCCTGAAGCTCGGTGAGAATGCGGCGCTCCTCCACCGAGCCGGCCTGGGCGACAAGGGGCGCCGACACCAGCAGGGCGAGCAGCAGCGAGTACAGGATTCGCTTCATGGATCTATCTCCGGTGAAATTGCACGGCGACCTCGTCGAGCACGATGCCCTCGCGCCGCTTGAGTTCCTGCTGAAATTCCTGCTCGTTTTTTTCCTTGAGCTTTTCCAGCAGCTTCTTTTCGCGACTGGCCTCGGTGAGCTCCTGGCGTTTGTGCAGAATCTGCCGACGCAGCCGCTCCATGCTCTCGACCATGCGCGCCACGGATTCAACCTTGTGGCTGATGCGGTTCTGGAACAGCAGCATGGCCTCGCAGCTGATGCCGATCTGCTGCCGCTGCTCGTATTCCTGATACAGGCTTTCAAGTTCCTGTTCCTCGGCGGTTATGCGCTCCAGCAGATCGGCTTCCTGCTGCAGGCTGCGGGCCAGCTCCTGCTTGGCCTGATCCTCGAGGATCTGGCGATAGTTGAGCACGGGTTGCAGCTTGAACTGGTTTTTCATGACTCGGTCTCCAAGCGGTTCAAGCAAGCATTCGTGGTTTCAAAAGCTTCTAGCGCAGTTCCTTGCGCCGGTCGAGCACCAGGGTTTCCATGCCCTTGAGGGTGGTTTCCAGATCGACCTTGTCCTCCATGCCCTGGCGCAAAAACTCATTGACCGCGTCGATGCGGGTCAGGGTGTAGTCGATCTTGGCGTTGCTGCCCTTGGCGTAGGCGCCGATGTTGATGAGATCCTCGGCTTCCTTGTAGGTGGCGAGAATTTCACGCACCTGACCGGCGAAGCGCTGATGCTCGGGGCTCACGATGTCGCGCATGACGCGGCTCGCCGAGGCGAGAATGTCGATGCAGGGATAGTGGTTTTTCGCCGCCAGGGCGCGCGAGAGCACGATGTGGCCGTCGAGAATCGAGCGTACCGCGTCGGCGATGGGCTCGTTCATGTCGTCGCCCTCGACGAGCACGGTATAAAGCCCGGTGATGCTGCCGCGCTCGCGAAAGGAACCGGCGCGCTCGAGCAGCTTGGGCAGGGTGGCGAACACCGACGGGGTGTAGCCCTTGGTGGT containing:
- a CDS encoding flagellar basal body-associated FliL family protein, producing MAEKKKDEQEGGKKGLGKLPLIIAAVVLLAAGVGAAAYFLGAKGAPGAASAETARATSAAGDALGPMVDVEPFIVNILDNDGTRYLKAALTLEAETPAGRQEIIERMPQLRDAILLVASNKTFDELRDLQGKLQLRAELLGRVNEIMKRDRIRRIYFTEFVVQ
- the fliM gene encoding flagellar motor switch protein FliM, with product MERILTKEEIAELLSAVQEGEIELEALGDDELVAPERAGEATRLDLLRLQDSGRWRFQNIDIILDAFARNYGISLTNRLQSSVTVKRNDIETREFETFLNDLPKNGLIGIVRLDPLKNGGLLIFDDQLSYSLLELMLGGTSRGKFTIFQRPMTAIEINVIKGIIAAACPDLKKAFAPLETLESALVKVENNPRLVTIVPPDAAMLITRFTVTVDNLQGRLTLAIPHASLDPLREKLKEGVLGGAGRRETLWTRRLQEEVSNTEVTLAATLGKVSLRVRDILNFQVGDIIDLGCEPSAPLHLLVEERAKFQALPGVKNGKKAVRITGVA
- the fliN gene encoding flagellar motor switch protein FliN: MDNKNGNGKGAATAAEAGELRNLDFLLDVPLQVTVEVGRTRILIKDLLQMREGTIVELDKLAGETLDVYVNQRLIARGEAVLVNDKFGLRLTDVVSPAERLEKLG
- the fliQ gene encoding flagellar biosynthesis protein FliQ, translating into MTPEFVVDIGRQAVETVLMVAAPLLIVALVTGLTISIFQAATQINEQTMTFIPKIVAVLVTLLIMAPWMIRVMLAFTARIYENIALVGG
- a CDS encoding OmpA/MotB family protein; amino-acid sequence: MAEGNGGPKKKAKKSAPGAPLWMVTYSDMVTLLLTFFVLLLSMAQLDQMKFKEVVGSLKGAFGVLSSSNLTTIDRPRIVEFLPIEDDYTSRLYKRLIVQLQRLKLDRDITLVQDRGAVVLRVNDAVLFEGGQTEVRPEAYPVLRKVAEMVKPLPFNLRIEGHTDDIPVARPGVTNWDVSVMRAVSVLKFFGNEKLLPLERLSAVGYGEQRPLAPNTSPENRAINRRVEFVLESTSSSREELPYLIDARDQMPF
- the fliP gene encoding flagellar type III secretion system pore protein FliP (The bacterial flagellar biogenesis protein FliP forms a type III secretion system (T3SS)-type pore required for flagellar assembly.); this translates as MRTPLFAIAALLLLPLTAGAQGMPSISLGITEASGPREVATALQVLFVFTILSVAPAILLMTTSFTRIVIVLGFVRNAMGTQQAPPNQVVIGLALFLTFFVMAPVFSEVNETAVQPYLNQEIAFNQALDRGVLPLREFMLSQTSEKDLALMIEISKSPAPETREDLSLVTLIPAFMLSELKRAFQIGFLIYIPFLVIDMVIASVLMGMGMMMLPPIIISLPFKLLLFVLVDGWELVIASLVRSFG
- the flhB gene encoding flagellar biosynthesis protein FlhB; this encodes MAADSGQEKTEQATSKRREDFRKKGQVAQSREVNTALLMTGAVILWFFYAPMFWRGLNEILSTIWGRSAELAVTTSTIPGLLGTLMVKIGLLLAPLLLLTLVLGFAASVMQIGWLFTTKPMELDFSKLNPITGMKKFVSKRMVVELVKSLIKVGLVGYVAYRTVAGEFENALYLVDMDLVETVRYLGKVSFLILLKTCGVLFVLAIFDYGFTRWEMEEKMKMTKQETKEEHKQTEGDPHLKAKIRAVQMQMARKRMMAEVPKADVVVTNPTHLSVALVYERGRMSAPRVVAKGADLVAMKIREIARENHVPLVENVPVARALYEVELGQEIPEDMFKAVAEILAYVYSLKGRSS
- the fliR gene encoding flagellar biosynthetic protein FliR, which codes for MDLLLPSVAHFQSFLVCFARVGTLMAVLPVFGGGQVPARVRIGLAVMMALVVYPLAQPYIPRISFEVVSLALLVLSEALIGLMFGFIAQMVFSAVELGGTAISYKMGFAAANVFDPQTQRQVSVIPQFQNILAILIFLSLDMHHVFLRVLAESYALLAPGQAGLSQGALGYVVSLSSHIFVLGLKLAAPVLAVLILSSVVLGVMARVFPQLNVFFLSFPLNIGISLIVIGLTLNLVAAILVREFNGLGEHFLAVLRLL
- the fliO gene encoding flagellar biosynthetic protein FliO, which translates into the protein MRVLFTLLLLAAPLNAWAQGAAASPAATLFKALAGLVLVLGLVLLLYAVSRRGLALMPGQKNGRIKILESRGLGPKKALYLVEIGGQELLLGVGAERIELLTRLEGGQSQAFDRTLRSELEIRP
- a CDS encoding motility protein A; translated protein: MDLSTILGIAAAFGLMIMAIMAGSGITIFVDFPSLTVVVGGTLGATLVHYPFREVMRAFAVLKKAFFHSEESPTETIEALIRYSNKARKEGILSLQSVVAEIRDPFFVKGVQMAVDGQEPEAMKEMLDREIEYIVERHNEGADIFVAMGAYAPAMGMIGTLIGLVQMLQTMEDPSTIGPAMAMALLTTFYGAVMANILFIPMAGKLKNRSQSEVLKKTLISEGMKSILAGENPRIMEQKLHAFVAPKFRESFFNKKKG